From a single Nicotiana tabacum cultivar K326 chromosome 8, ASM71507v2, whole genome shotgun sequence genomic region:
- the LOC107779930 gene encoding calmodulin-like protein 3: MATEELRRIFQMFDRNGDGRITKKELNDSLENMGIFIPDSELSQMIDKIDVNGDGCVDIDEFGSLYQTIMDERDEEEDMLEAFNVFDQNGDGFISEDELKSVLASLGLKQGRTIEDCKQMIKKVDIDGDGLVNFAEFKQMMRGGGFAALS; encoded by the coding sequence ATGGCCACAGAGGAACTCCGACGAATTTTCCAAATGTTCGATCGAAACGGCGACGGAAGAATAACGAAAAAGGAGTTAAACGATTCGTTAGAGAACATGGGAATATTCATTCCAGATTCTGAATTGTCTCAAATGATCGACAAAATCGACGTGAACGGCGACGGATGCGTCGACATTGACGAATTCGGTTCACTTTACCAGACGATAATGGACGAACGCGACGAAGAAGAAGATATGCTTGAGGCGTTCAATGTGTTCGACCAAAATGGTGATGGTTTCATAAGTGAAGATGAATTGAAATCTGTGCTTGCGTCGTTAGGGTTAAAGCAAGGACGAACAATAGAGGATTGTAAACAAATGATAAAGAAAGTGGACATTGATGGAGATGGACTGGTGAATTTTGCTGAGTTTAAGCAGATGATGAGAGGGGGTGGTTTTGCTGCTTTGAgttag